One Sediminibacillus dalangtanensis genomic region harbors:
- a CDS encoding ABC transporter ATP-binding protein: MEIVKLRHVSHSFDRQQVLQDINLSIGSGGIFGLLGPSGSGKTTLVKTIVGTLTPTAGAVVVLDTRMPSLQTMGSIGYMAQADALYHELTAKENLAFFAAIYGVQKKQAAVRIDQVLEDVELQDSKHKIVHGFSGGMKRRLSLAAALIHQPELLILDEPTVGIDPLLRNKIWGRFADLKRRGTTIIVTTHVMDEAERCDTLGLLRDGNIIAHGSPDALKQETGTDSIEQAFLIYGRGKA; encoded by the coding sequence ATGGAGATAGTGAAATTGCGGCATGTATCGCATTCATTCGATAGGCAGCAGGTTTTGCAGGATATTAACCTGTCAATCGGCTCGGGAGGAATATTTGGTTTGCTCGGTCCATCCGGGTCAGGAAAAACGACGCTTGTAAAAACGATCGTTGGCACGCTAACACCAACTGCAGGAGCAGTGGTTGTATTGGATACCAGGATGCCGTCACTGCAAACGATGGGATCCATTGGTTATATGGCACAGGCGGATGCCCTCTATCATGAGCTGACTGCAAAGGAAAACCTCGCTTTTTTTGCAGCCATTTACGGAGTGCAGAAAAAACAAGCGGCCGTACGTATCGACCAAGTGTTGGAGGATGTTGAATTGCAAGACAGCAAGCATAAAATCGTCCATGGTTTTTCTGGCGGTATGAAGCGGCGGTTATCATTAGCAGCTGCGTTGATTCATCAGCCGGAATTGTTAATTCTGGATGAACCGACGGTTGGGATCGATCCTTTATTGCGCAATAAAATTTGGGGCAGGTTTGCTGATTTGAAAAGACGGGGGACAACAATCATCGTAACCACCCATGTGATGGATGAAGCGGAACGATGTGACACGTTAGGGCTGTTAAGGGATGGGAATATCATTGCCCATGGTTCTCCTGATGCGTTAAAGCAGGAAACCGGTACGGATTCGATTGAGCAGGCATTTCTAATTTATGGGAGGGGAAAGGCATGA
- a CDS encoding ABC transporter permease: protein MKIKAIVVRILRQFIHDKRSLALMIVAPLLILTLTWLVLDQEASQPKLAVEGAPAPLEAAVQDSMLEIVDVEDPGQALADSEIDAILEADGQRIHVTVDNSEPNQSEAVKMGLQEALASRSDRQAPDISMEYLYEENAETTFDYTGPVLIGFFAFFFVFLVGGISFLRERSQGTMERLFAMPLNGWEIILGYISGFGLFAVLQSFIVALYAVYVLGIPLNGSLWLVILVTMLLSLSALTLGILLSSFARNEFQLMQFIPIVIVPQAFFSGMFSLDNAADWVAYLEYVMPISYGADALKEIMIKGNGLAEIQVDLYVVLGFSLLFYLLNLGTLKAYRK, encoded by the coding sequence ATGAAAATAAAGGCGATTGTAGTTCGGATTCTGCGTCAATTTATTCACGATAAGCGGTCCCTTGCCTTGATGATTGTTGCCCCGTTATTGATTTTGACGTTGACCTGGCTGGTGTTGGACCAGGAGGCTTCTCAACCAAAGCTAGCAGTCGAGGGGGCTCCTGCTCCGCTTGAAGCAGCAGTGCAGGATAGCATGCTCGAAATCGTCGACGTGGAGGATCCCGGCCAGGCGCTTGCCGATTCGGAAATCGACGCCATCCTCGAAGCAGATGGACAACGTATCCATGTCACGGTGGACAATAGCGAACCTAATCAAAGCGAGGCTGTGAAAATGGGATTGCAGGAGGCATTGGCATCCCGGTCAGACAGGCAGGCTCCGGATATATCCATGGAATATTTATATGAAGAGAATGCAGAGACAACATTTGATTATACGGGGCCGGTTTTGATTGGGTTCTTTGCGTTTTTCTTCGTGTTTTTAGTAGGTGGTATTTCCTTTTTGCGGGAAAGGTCACAGGGCACGATGGAGCGGCTGTTCGCCATGCCGCTGAACGGTTGGGAAATCATTCTCGGTTATATCAGCGGTTTTGGGTTGTTCGCAGTGCTTCAGTCGTTTATCGTCGCGTTGTATGCTGTTTACGTTTTGGGAATTCCGCTTAACGGATCCTTATGGCTTGTCATTCTGGTTACCATGCTACTTTCATTGAGTGCACTCACACTCGGCATCCTGCTATCCTCTTTTGCCAGAAATGAATTTCAACTAATGCAGTTTATCCCAATCGTCATCGTTCCACAGGCGTTTTTTTCAGGGATGTTCAGTCTGGATAACGCTGCTGACTGGGTGGCGTATTTAGAATACGTTATGCCGATTTCCTATGGAGCTGATGCCCTCAAGGAAATCATGATTAAAGGGAACGGACTGGCGGAAATACAGGTCGATCTCTATGTTGTCCTTGGATTTTCTCTGTTATTTTATCTTTTGAATCTTGGTACACTTAAAGCATACCGAAAATAA
- a CDS encoding TetR/AcrR family transcriptional regulator, which produces MQESYLRELLKVDEQEIRLTEKQANILAAAIEIFAEKGYAATATSEIAKRAGVAEGTIFRHYPAKKDLLLAIVKPGVLKLAVPVFASNMVENIFNREFHGFDELLRIFIYNRLDFARQNVAILRIVLQEFAFHPEIKMIIEESFLEQVYPRIKQTVTRFQEAGLLKEMPINTMVRFIVSPILGFIVTRFLLNPDAEWDEAREVEHLIDFILKGIEA; this is translated from the coding sequence ATGCAAGAGTCCTATTTAAGAGAATTATTGAAAGTGGATGAACAAGAGATAAGGTTAACCGAAAAGCAAGCAAACATACTTGCAGCTGCAATTGAAATATTTGCCGAGAAAGGGTATGCAGCAACAGCCACAAGCGAAATCGCAAAGCGTGCCGGGGTAGCGGAAGGGACCATTTTTCGCCATTACCCGGCAAAAAAGGATCTGTTATTGGCTATTGTGAAGCCAGGAGTGCTCAAGCTTGCTGTTCCTGTGTTTGCCAGCAATATGGTCGAAAATATTTTTAATCGGGAATTTCATGGTTTTGACGAGCTGTTAAGAATATTCATTTACAATCGGTTGGACTTTGCTAGACAGAATGTCGCGATTTTGCGGATAGTACTCCAGGAGTTTGCCTTTCACCCGGAAATCAAGATGATCATCGAGGAATCGTTCCTTGAACAGGTGTATCCGAGAATCAAGCAGACAGTTACGAGATTTCAGGAAGCGGGACTGCTTAAAGAAATGCCGATTAATACTATGGTCCGTTTTATAGTCTCCCCCATACTAGGATTCATCGTCACCCGTTTTCTTTTGAATCCTGATGCTGAGTGGGATGAGGCGCGGGAAGTGGAGCATCTCATTGATTTTATTTTGAAAGGCATTGAAGCATAA
- the murB gene encoding UDP-N-acetylmuramate dehydrogenase: protein MINIEHVYQEISHITAEENIMLDELLKNHTYTRLGGKADILVTPETFSEVQELVKLARRENIPFTLLGNGSNMIVKDGGIRGIVMSQKQFQDIRVESGTIFAQSGAAIIDVSRRALKERLTGLEFACGIPGTVGGALFMNAGAYGGEIKDVLEEAVVVDRDGTLLTLPAKDLDLEYRTSNIPDNGYIVLEAKFKLQPGKYQSIKAVMDDLTYKRESKQPLEYPSCGSVFKRPPGYFAGKLIQDSELQGKGIGGAEVSTKHAGFIVNKNNATATEYISVIELVQKTVKDKFGVFLEREVKIIGEDADAETVKAVKQN from the coding sequence TTGATAAATATCGAACATGTTTATCAGGAAATATCACATATAACAGCTGAAGAAAATATTATGCTGGATGAGCTGCTGAAAAACCATACGTACACCCGTCTTGGCGGAAAGGCGGATATTCTTGTCACGCCGGAAACATTTTCTGAAGTTCAGGAGCTGGTGAAGCTTGCCAGGCGGGAAAACATCCCGTTCACGCTTCTTGGCAACGGCTCCAATATGATTGTGAAGGACGGTGGAATTCGCGGCATTGTCATGAGTCAAAAGCAATTTCAGGATATTCGGGTCGAGTCCGGTACGATATTTGCCCAAAGCGGTGCAGCTATTATCGATGTTTCACGCCGGGCATTAAAGGAGAGACTGACCGGCTTGGAATTTGCCTGCGGAATCCCAGGTACAGTGGGAGGCGCCCTGTTTATGAATGCAGGGGCTTACGGCGGGGAAATCAAAGATGTGTTAGAAGAGGCGGTGGTCGTCGATCGGGATGGGACACTATTGACCCTTCCTGCCAAAGACCTCGATCTGGAATACCGGACCAGCAATATCCCCGACAATGGATACATCGTTTTAGAAGCGAAATTTAAACTCCAGCCAGGAAAATATCAGAGCATCAAAGCAGTTATGGATGACCTGACGTATAAACGGGAGTCCAAGCAGCCTCTCGAATATCCATCATGCGGCAGTGTTTTTAAGCGCCCGCCGGGTTATTTTGCCGGCAAGTTGATCCAAGACAGCGAGTTACAGGGGAAAGGAATCGGGGGCGCTGAAGTCTCCACGAAGCATGCTGGTTTCATTGTCAACAAAAACAATGCGACAGCAACCGAATATATCTCTGTTATTGAGCTGGTACAAAAGACAGTCAAGGATAAGTTCGGTGTGTTCTTGGAAAGAGAAGTGAAAATCATCGGAGAAGATGCCGATGCGGAAACGGTTAAAGCAGTAAAGCAAAATTGA
- a CDS encoding MFS transporter: protein MNLLWTNRNFLLLFIGRIVTNIGDSIYYVAAMWLVYDLGGSAFYSGLAGFLTLLPTALQFFTGPFVDKWPIKKVLVFTQLLQCLLILIIPMAHWLGFLTVHLILIIMPLVAFIEQFAYPSQTKALVHILSRQQLVKGNSLFAFAYQGIDLLFNAVSGILVAIVGAVSLYLADSMTFALAALLFTMCKLPWAEEKKKEKASIKQTFLDYKTELKQGFSLVFRSLLASFLIGSVVCNFAIGAGLAVLPSLGAELGGAEIYGFYLAAMSTGSLLGALTSTFFGRFPVGKLSILTFFFGSCCWVASTFLSPVLLGAVLFGLAWVPVGATNVLFAAVMQSVVPLHLLGRVNTVSRSMSASAMPIGSLAGGYLASAFSPSLIFSCAGVGLLIVTIVWLCHSGLRQLPKSDEMTAETFDLPTDMKENRAGSNL, encoded by the coding sequence ATGAACTTACTATGGACCAATCGAAACTTTCTATTGTTGTTTATTGGCAGAATTGTCACCAATATCGGGGACAGCATTTACTATGTAGCTGCCATGTGGCTTGTTTACGATTTAGGCGGCAGTGCATTTTACTCTGGTTTGGCGGGATTTTTAACGTTACTTCCGACGGCGTTACAGTTTTTCACGGGACCGTTTGTCGATAAATGGCCGATTAAAAAAGTACTTGTGTTTACCCAGCTGCTGCAATGCCTCCTGATTTTAATCATTCCGATGGCTCACTGGCTCGGTTTTTTGACCGTTCATCTCATCCTGATCATCATGCCATTGGTCGCTTTTATTGAACAGTTTGCCTATCCTTCCCAAACAAAAGCGCTTGTCCATATTCTTTCCAGACAACAGCTTGTAAAGGGAAATTCCTTGTTCGCTTTTGCCTATCAGGGGATTGACTTGCTATTCAATGCCGTTTCCGGAATCCTCGTTGCTATCGTAGGGGCTGTCTCTCTCTATCTTGCAGATTCCATGACATTTGCTTTGGCAGCTCTCTTGTTCACTATGTGTAAACTTCCATGGGCCGAAGAAAAGAAGAAAGAAAAAGCATCAATAAAACAGACATTCCTGGACTATAAGACGGAATTGAAGCAGGGATTTTCACTTGTTTTCCGTTCATTGCTGGCGAGTTTTTTAATTGGATCGGTCGTCTGCAACTTTGCAATAGGCGCGGGATTAGCCGTCCTTCCCAGTTTGGGGGCGGAGCTTGGGGGAGCGGAAATATACGGTTTTTACTTGGCGGCTATGTCTACCGGTTCCCTGCTTGGAGCATTGACCAGTACTTTTTTCGGCCGGTTTCCTGTGGGGAAGCTTTCCATTCTGACGTTTTTTTTCGGGTCTTGTTGCTGGGTCGCCAGTACATTTCTATCACCTGTCCTTTTGGGAGCGGTACTATTCGGGTTGGCTTGGGTACCGGTTGGTGCGACCAATGTTTTGTTTGCTGCCGTAATGCAATCCGTTGTCCCGCTCCATTTATTAGGACGTGTCAATACCGTTTCCCGCAGTATGAGTGCTTCAGCTATGCCGATTGGGTCGCTGGCTGGCGGATACCTTGCTTCTGCATTCTCCCCTTCCCTGATTTTCAGCTGTGCCGGAGTGGGCTTGCTGATTGTGACAATCGTCTGGCTCTGTCATTCCGGACTTCGCCAGCTGCCAAAATCGGATGAGATGACTGCAGAAACCTTCGATTTGCCCACTGATATGAAAGAAAACCGAGCGGGTTCGAATCTTTAG